Part of the Candidatus Dadabacteria bacterium genome, GGATCAAAGAACGGTTCTACATCCACAACCGTAATGTGGAAAGGCCACGATGTCTGATCCCCATCTTCATCCGTTGCAGTCAGGGTATATTGGGTCTTTTCTAACACAGCGGGGAAAAAATGGTCAAAGGGATTAGGACTGTAAAAGACAAGAGAAGGAGAAGAACCGCTTCGTCCGGAGCTATAAGTCAATCCCAAAGGCAGAGCAGGGGTCGGGATTAATGCATAGGTTAAATTCCCGTTGCCACCCTCCGCTTGGGGCAATCTTAATCCACTACGGGGTGTACTGTCAGGAGTGAATGTATAATCAATCCGGGTTGCGGAACTAAAGTCCGGAACTGTGTTTATTTCAACTTTAATGTAGAAATCATAAGTCGCCGTGCTGTCGCTACCCGTTGCTGTCATGGTGTACCGGGTCCTGTCTTTCGCAGTAACTGGAGTTCCGCTAATGTGGCGTGTGGTGACATCAAAAGACAACCCTGCAGGCAGATCGCCAAAGGTTATTTCGTAAGTAAATTCCCCGTCACCGACTGCTGCAGGCAACTCCAAGGTGTCAGTCTTGCCGGTAACAAACAGCTTCTCAACTGGACTGTAGGGAAAGTGGGGACCCGTCTGCCCCCTCGCCTCCTGCACCCCCGCCCCTGCAACAACCGAAAGCAGTAAGGCAACAATGAGACACCGCGATAAAGTGAAAAAACCCAAGTCCTCGCTCCCAGACCCATTGGACAAAAGGCACAACGGGAAGCCGTGCCCCCGCCTAAGGGAATACCCCTATTCTATCGGCGTTTCAACGCCCCTGTCAATTGCCGCCCCCTTCTGTGGACACTGTGAATGGAGCGGACTTTATAGGCAAACACGGACAGGCGCAGAGACCTCCCCCGCCCCGCCTAATAATCCCCAAACGCGTAGTATTTCGTCAGAACAAAATTCACCAGAAACCCGATGCCGATGGCAAAGGCGTTTGCGAGAAAAACGCCGTCAAACGGAATGACCGGCAGGTCGCTTATCTCCCCCAGATGGACCGCCTCAACAAGCGTAATCAAAACGGCGAGATTCACGGCGAGAGCCACAATGCCGGAGACGAGCTTCCGCCACGACGCAGTCGCAAGCGAGCGCCCCCTCAGATTGAAGACAAACAAAACACAGAGAAAAAAGTTGATGGTGGTTCCTATCGCAAAAGAGCAAATTTTCGCCACCGTATATTCGGCTTCAAACCCATGACCGAAAACAGTTATGTGGCCGCCTATCTCAACAAATTCCCTTATGGCCTGAAAGACGGACAAATCCACCGCCGCAGACACCGCGCCCACAAACATGTATTGAATAAAGTGAAGCATCCACGGAGACGGACGGTTTGCAGGTTGCGATTCCACAGTGGCCTTCATTTGAAACTTTCCGCAGGAGCGGACGGGAAAGGTTATACCTATCCCCTGTGTTCCGCAACTATCCCCATATCTTTGTCACCCCTGCCGGACAGGCAAACCACCAGACTTGAGTCCTTAGGCATGTCTCCGGCGACTTTCATCACGTATGCCACGGCATGGGCGGATTCAAGGGCGGGGATTATGCCCTCGGTTTGCGAAAGGAAATAAAAAGCGTCAAGCGCTTCGGTGTCCGAGACCGATGTGTATGTGGCAAGACCGGCGGCTCTGAAAAATGAATGCTCCGGCCCGACGCCGGGGTAGTCAAGCCCCGGAGCTATTGAATGCGCCTCCTCTATCTGCCCGTCCGCATCCTGCAGAACAAAAGTCCTGCTCCCGTGGAGAATCCCCTCCGAACCCGCGGTTATCGTGGCGGAGTTGTTTCCCGGACCGGGCCCCCCGCCGCCCGCCTCAACGCCGGTTTTTGACACTTCGGGGTCATCCATAAAAGGGGCGAACAACCCCGCCGCATTTGAGCCGCCGCCCACGCACGCCACCAGAAGGTCCGGCTTCGGGACGCCGAGAGCGCGAACCTGCTCTTTCACTTCATCGCCGATCACAGACTGAAAATCCCTCACCATCGTGGGATACGGATGAGGGCCCGCAACACTGCCGATAACATAAAAGGTGTCCGCCACGTTTGTTATCCAGTCTCTCATTGCCTCATTGAGAGCGTCTTTCAGAGTGGCGGAACCGGTGTCAACGGGGTGAACCTTCGCGCCAAGCGCCTCCATTCTCAGAAGGTTTGCCCTCTGCCTGACCGTGTCCCTACGCCCCATGTAAACCTCGCACTTCTTGCCAAGCAGCGCGCAAACGGTGGCGGTGGCGACCCCGTGCTGACCGGCTCCGGTTTCGGCAATTATCCTGTTCTTTCCCATACGGTCTGCAAGCATCACCTGGCCGACCGTGTTGTTTATCTTGTGCGCGCCCGTGTGGGTAAGGTCTTCGCGCTTGAGGTAGATTTGCGCGCCGCCGAGTTCCCCGGTCATCCGGCGGGCGAAATACAGGGGCGTGGGCCTGCCGACATAATTTTTCAGA contains:
- a CDS encoding putative Ig domain-containing protein, with the protein product MGFFTLSRCLIVALLLSVVAGAGVQEARGQTGPHFPYSPVEKLFVTGKTDTLELPAAVGDGEFTYEITFGDLPAGLSFDVTTRHISGTPVTAKDRTRYTMTATGSDSTATYDFYIKVEINTVPDFSSATRIDYTFTPDSTPRSGLRLPQAEGGNGNLTYALIPTPALPLGLTYSSGRSGSSPSLVFYSPNPFDHFFPAVLEKTQYTLTATDEDGDQTSWPFHITVVDVEPFFDP
- a CDS encoding GtrA family protein, coding for MKATVESQPANRPSPWMLHFIQYMFVGAVSAAVDLSVFQAIREFVEIGGHITVFGHGFEAEYTVAKICSFAIGTTINFFLCVLFVFNLRGRSLATASWRKLVSGIVALAVNLAVLITLVEAVHLGEISDLPVIPFDGVFLANAFAIGIGFLVNFVLTKYYAFGDY
- the trpB gene encoding tryptophan synthase subunit beta, whose protein sequence is MPTESDREGFFGDFGGRFVSETLMPPLLELERAYAEARADRGFSEEVSRCLKNYVGRPTPLYFARRMTGELGGAQIYLKREDLTHTGAHKINNTVGQVMLADRMGKNRIIAETGAGQHGVATATVCALLGKKCEVYMGRRDTVRQRANLLRMEALGAKVHPVDTGSATLKDALNEAMRDWITNVADTFYVIGSVAGPHPYPTMVRDFQSVIGDEVKEQVRALGVPKPDLLVACVGGGSNAAGLFAPFMDDPEVSKTGVEAGGGGPGPGNNSATITAGSEGILHGSRTFVLQDADGQIEEAHSIAPGLDYPGVGPEHSFFRAAGLATYTSVSDTEALDAFYFLSQTEGIIPALESAHAVAYVMKVAGDMPKDSSLVVCLSGRGDKDMGIVAEHRG